A single region of the Streptomyces sp. NBC_01262 genome encodes:
- a CDS encoding glucosyl-3-phosphoglycerate synthase, with protein MLDEVARWLQRRSWSADRRPISALLAAKRSAGPSGTVSVVLPALNEQATVGAIVETIRRELMSDAVPLVDELVVMDSGSTDRTAAIAEAAGATVVHRDSVLPRLPALPGKGEVLWRSLLATSGEIVAFVDSDLRDFDARFVSGIVGPLLTDPGVQLVKAMYDRPLETGGTVVPAGGGRVTELVARPLLNMHWPQLAGFVQPLGGEYAARRSLLEQLPFPVGYGVEIGMLIDSLNTVGLDALAQVDVGVRHHRHQDSQALGRMAATIYRTAQLRLARGHLVRPVLTQFDRDEDGFTPRVHDVATEERPPMLTVPEYAKRKAA; from the coding sequence GTGCTCGACGAGGTAGCCCGCTGGTTGCAGCGCAGGTCGTGGTCAGCTGACCGCCGGCCGATATCCGCACTTCTCGCCGCCAAACGCTCGGCCGGCCCGAGCGGGACGGTGAGCGTCGTCCTGCCCGCGCTCAACGAGCAAGCCACCGTCGGGGCCATCGTGGAAACGATTCGCCGCGAGCTGATGAGTGATGCCGTACCGCTCGTCGACGAGCTGGTGGTGATGGATTCCGGCTCCACGGACCGCACCGCCGCCATCGCCGAGGCCGCCGGCGCGACCGTCGTCCACCGCGACTCGGTCCTCCCCCGGCTGCCGGCCCTGCCCGGCAAGGGCGAGGTCCTGTGGCGCTCCCTGCTGGCCACCAGCGGCGAGATCGTCGCCTTCGTCGACTCCGACCTGCGCGACTTCGACGCCCGCTTCGTCTCCGGCATCGTCGGGCCGCTGCTGACCGACCCCGGCGTCCAGCTGGTCAAGGCCATGTACGACCGCCCCCTGGAAACCGGCGGCACGGTGGTTCCGGCGGGCGGCGGGCGGGTCACCGAGCTGGTCGCCAGGCCCCTGCTCAACATGCACTGGCCCCAGCTCGCCGGCTTCGTCCAGCCCCTCGGCGGCGAGTACGCCGCGCGGCGCTCCCTCCTTGAGCAGCTCCCCTTCCCCGTCGGCTACGGCGTCGAGATCGGCATGCTCATCGACTCCCTCAACACCGTCGGGCTCGACGCCCTCGCCCAGGTCGACGTCGGCGTCCGCCACCACCGCCACCAGGACAGCCAGGCCCTGGGCCGGATGGCCGCCACCATCTACCGCACGGCCCAGCTCCGGCTGGCCCGCGGTCACCTGGTGCGACCCGTCCTCACCCAGTTCGACCGCGACGAGGACGGCTTCACCCCCCGCGTCCACGACGTCGCCACGGAAGAGCGCCCGCCCATGCTCACCGTCCCGGAATACGCCAAGCGCAAGGCGGCATAG
- the thrC gene encoding threonine synthase: protein MAAQTIDTGVTTATATTPSAFGPAAALSCRECGTRFPLAPIFACEECFGPLEVAYDLPLGDPDALRKQIEAGPNNIWRYAPLLPVPADVADKPNLNPGFTKLVKADNLARELGITGGLHIKDDSGNPTHSFKDRVVAIALEAARTFGLTTLSCSSTGNLAGAVGAAAARAGFRSCVFIPHDLEAGKVVMAAVYGGELVGIEGNYDDVNRFCSELIGDPIGEGWGFVNVNLRPYYGEGSKTLAYEICEQLGWRLPDNIVIPIASGSQLTKIDKGLQELIKLGLVADKPYKIYGAQAEGCSPVSTAFKAGHDVVRPQKPKTIAKSLAIGNPADGPYVLDIARRTGGAIEDVTDEQCVDAIKLLARTEGIFAETAGGVTVGVLKKLIENGLLDPAAETVVLNTGDGLKTLDAVAETTGPTATIKPSVDAFRAAGLAH from the coding sequence ATGGCTGCGCAGACCATCGACACCGGTGTGACCACCGCCACCGCCACCACCCCCTCCGCCTTCGGGCCCGCCGCCGCGCTGTCCTGCCGCGAGTGCGGCACGCGCTTCCCGCTGGCGCCCATCTTCGCCTGCGAGGAGTGTTTCGGGCCGCTCGAAGTGGCGTACGACCTCCCCCTCGGCGACCCGGACGCCCTGCGCAAGCAGATCGAGGCCGGGCCGAACAACATCTGGCGTTACGCGCCCCTGCTGCCCGTCCCGGCGGACGTGGCGGACAAGCCGAACCTCAACCCCGGCTTCACCAAGCTGGTCAAGGCCGACAACCTGGCCCGCGAGCTGGGCATCACCGGCGGCCTGCACATCAAGGACGACTCCGGCAACCCGACCCACTCCTTCAAGGACCGGGTCGTCGCCATCGCCCTGGAGGCCGCCCGCACCTTCGGCCTCACCACCTTGTCCTGCTCCTCCACCGGCAACCTGGCGGGCGCGGTCGGCGCCGCCGCCGCCCGCGCCGGATTCCGCTCGTGCGTCTTCATCCCGCACGACCTGGAGGCCGGCAAGGTCGTCATGGCCGCGGTCTACGGTGGCGAACTGGTCGGCATCGAGGGCAACTACGACGACGTCAACCGCTTCTGCAGCGAGCTGATCGGCGACCCGATCGGCGAGGGCTGGGGCTTCGTCAACGTCAATCTGCGCCCCTACTACGGCGAGGGCTCCAAGACGCTCGCGTACGAGATCTGCGAGCAGCTCGGCTGGCGGCTCCCGGACAACATCGTGATCCCGATCGCCTCCGGCTCCCAGCTCACGAAGATCGACAAGGGTCTGCAGGAGCTGATCAAGCTCGGGCTGGTCGCCGACAAGCCCTACAAGATCTACGGCGCCCAGGCCGAGGGCTGCTCGCCGGTCTCCACCGCCTTCAAGGCCGGGCACGATGTCGTACGCCCGCAGAAGCCGAAGACCATCGCCAAGTCGCTCGCGATCGGCAACCCGGCCGACGGCCCGTACGTGCTCGACATCGCCCGCCGCACGGGCGGCGCGATCGAGGACGTCACCGACGAGCAGTGCGTGGACGCGATCAAGCTGCTGGCCCGGACCGAGGGCATCTTCGCCGAGACGGCGGGCGGGGTGACGGTCGGCGTACTGAAGAAGCTGATCGAGAACGGCCTGCTGGACCCGGCCGCCGAGACGGTCGTCCTGAACACCGGCGACGGCCTGAAGACGCTCGACGCCGTCGCCGAGACGACCGGTCCGACGGCGACGATCAAGCCCAGCGTGGACGCGTTCCGCGCGGCCGGTCTGGCCCACTGA
- a CDS encoding ubiquitin-like small modifier protein 1 encodes MSASVRIPTILRTYTDGKAEVPADGATLAEVIESLEKNHPGIAARVLDDTGKLRRFVNVYVNDDDVRFSEGLLTAVADGASVSIIPAVAGG; translated from the coding sequence ATGAGCGCTTCCGTACGCATCCCGACCATCCTTCGTACGTACACCGACGGAAAGGCCGAGGTGCCGGCCGACGGCGCGACCCTGGCCGAGGTCATCGAGTCGCTGGAGAAGAACCACCCGGGCATCGCCGCCCGCGTGCTGGACGACACGGGCAAGCTGCGCCGCTTCGTGAACGTGTACGTGAACGACGACGACGTCCGCTTCTCCGAAGGCCTGCTGACGGCGGTCGCGGACGGCGCGAGCGTCTCGATCATCCCGGCGGTCGCCGGAGGCTGA
- a CDS encoding cold-shock protein — protein sequence MAQGTVKWFNAEKGYGFIAVDGGADVFVHYSAIQMDGYRTLEEGQRVEFEISQGQKGPQADMVRLAV from the coding sequence ATGGCTCAGGGTACCGTCAAGTGGTTCAACGCGGAGAAGGGTTACGGCTTCATCGCGGTCGACGGTGGTGCGGACGTCTTCGTGCACTACAGCGCGATTCAGATGGACGGTTATCGCACCCTCGAAGAAGGCCAGCGGGTCGAGTTCGAGATCTCGCAGGGTCAGAAAGGGCCGCAGGCGGACATGGTCCGTCTGGCTGTCTGA
- the groL gene encoding chaperonin GroEL (60 kDa chaperone family; promotes refolding of misfolded polypeptides especially under stressful conditions; forms two stacked rings of heptamers to form a barrel-shaped 14mer; ends can be capped by GroES; misfolded proteins enter the barrel where they are refolded when GroES binds) produces MAKIIAFDEEARRGLERGMNQLADAVKVTLGPKGRNVVLEKKWGAPTITNDGVSIAKEIELEDPYEKIGAELVKEVAKKTDDVAGDGTTTATVLAQALVREGLRNVAAGANPMALKRGIEKAVEAVSAALLDQAKDVETKEQIASTASISAADPQIGELIAEAMDKVGKEGVITVEESQTFGLELELTEGMRFDKGYISAYFATDLERMETSFDDPYILIVNSKISSVKDLLPLLEKVMQSGKPLLIIAEDVEGEALSTLVVNKIRGTFKSVAVKAPGFGDRRKAMLGDIAILTGGTVISEEVGLKLENAGVDLLGHARKVVITKDETTIVDGAGDSEQVAGRVNQIRAEIENSDSDYDREKLQERLAKLAGGVAVIKAGAATEVELKERKHRIEDAVRNAKAAVEEGIVAGGGVALIQASSVFEKLELEGDEATGANAVRIALEAPLKQIAVNAGLEGGVVVEKVRNLTPGHGLNAATGEYVDLIAAGIIDPAKVTRSALQNAASIAALFLTTEAVIADKPEKAGAGAGAGGGMPGGDMDF; encoded by the coding sequence ATGGCCAAGATCATCGCGTTCGACGAGGAGGCACGGCGCGGTCTCGAGCGCGGGATGAACCAGCTCGCCGACGCCGTCAAGGTCACCCTCGGCCCCAAGGGCCGTAACGTCGTCCTCGAGAAGAAGTGGGGCGCCCCCACGATCACCAACGATGGTGTTTCCATCGCCAAGGAGATCGAGCTCGAGGACCCGTACGAGAAGATCGGCGCCGAGCTGGTCAAGGAAGTCGCCAAGAAGACGGACGACGTCGCCGGTGACGGTACGACCACCGCGACCGTTCTCGCCCAGGCGCTGGTCCGCGAGGGCCTGCGCAACGTGGCGGCCGGCGCCAACCCGATGGCCCTCAAGCGCGGCATCGAGAAGGCCGTCGAGGCCGTCTCCGCCGCCCTGCTCGACCAGGCCAAGGACGTGGAGACCAAGGAGCAGATCGCTTCGACCGCCTCCATCTCCGCCGCCGACCCGCAGATCGGCGAGCTCATCGCCGAGGCGATGGACAAGGTCGGCAAGGAAGGCGTCATCACCGTCGAGGAGTCGCAGACCTTCGGGCTGGAGCTTGAGCTCACCGAGGGCATGCGCTTCGACAAGGGCTACATCTCGGCGTACTTCGCCACCGACCTGGAGCGTATGGAGACGTCCTTCGACGACCCGTACATCCTGATCGTCAACTCCAAGATCTCCTCGGTGAAGGACCTGCTCCCGCTGCTGGAGAAGGTCATGCAGTCCGGCAAGCCGCTGCTGATCATCGCCGAGGACGTCGAGGGCGAGGCCCTGTCGACCCTGGTCGTCAACAAGATCCGTGGCACCTTCAAGTCCGTGGCCGTCAAGGCCCCGGGCTTCGGCGACCGCCGCAAGGCCATGCTCGGTGACATCGCCATCCTCACCGGTGGCACCGTCATCTCCGAGGAGGTCGGCCTCAAGCTGGAGAACGCGGGTGTCGACCTGCTCGGCCACGCCCGCAAGGTCGTCATCACCAAGGACGAGACCACGATCGTGGACGGCGCCGGCGACAGCGAGCAGGTCGCGGGCCGGGTCAACCAGATCCGTGCCGAGATCGAGAACAGCGACTCGGACTACGACCGCGAGAAGCTCCAGGAGCGCCTCGCGAAGCTGGCCGGCGGCGTGGCCGTCATCAAGGCCGGCGCCGCGACCGAGGTCGAGCTCAAGGAGCGCAAGCACCGCATCGAGGACGCGGTGCGCAACGCCAAGGCCGCCGTCGAGGAGGGCATCGTCGCCGGTGGTGGCGTCGCTCTCATCCAGGCGTCCTCGGTGTTCGAGAAGCTGGAGCTGGAGGGTGACGAGGCGACCGGTGCCAACGCCGTGCGCATCGCCCTTGAGGCCCCGCTGAAGCAGATCGCGGTCAACGCCGGCCTTGAGGGCGGCGTCGTTGTGGAGAAGGTCCGCAACCTGACCCCGGGTCACGGCCTCAACGCCGCGACCGGCGAGTACGTCGACCTCATCGCCGCGGGCATCATCGACCCGGCCAAGGTCACGCGCTCCGCGCTGCAGAACGCGGCCTCCATCGCCGCGCTCTTCCTCACCACCGAGGCCGTCATCGCCGACAAGCCCGAGAAGGCCGGTGCCGGCGCGGGCGCCGGCGGCGGCATGCCGGGCGGAGACATGGACTTCTGA
- a CDS encoding NADH:flavin oxidoreductase: MYLRGGRLCPEAPAPTEETPAVTTRAAEFLSRPFALGRTTVPNRIVMAPMTRKFSPGGVPGEDVASYYARRAAAGVGLIVTEGTYVDHPSAGQSDSVPRFHGEESLAGWARVADAVHAAGGTIMPQLWHVGMARKAGQPPVVTAPPVGPSGIALDGTEGAGHVMTQADLDDVIQAFADAAAHAERTGFDGVELHGAHGYLIDEFLWAGTNRRTDGYGGDLGSRTRFAAETVAAVRAAVSPDFPVVFRFSQWKSENYGARIAETPADLAAVLTPLADAGVDAFHASQRRFWLPEFEGSGSDLNLAGWTKKLTGKPTITVGSVGLDNDFLRGFAGESAAVATLDDLLDRLERDEFDFVAVGRALLGDPQWAVKVLGGKVDELLAFTPEQLRVLA, encoded by the coding sequence ATGTACTTACGGGGCGGACGGTTGTGCCCGGAAGCGCCTGCCCCTACCGAGGAGACTCCCGCCGTGACGACCCGTGCCGCCGAGTTCCTGTCCCGACCCTTCGCCCTGGGGCGTACCACTGTCCCCAACCGGATCGTGATGGCGCCGATGACCCGGAAGTTCTCGCCCGGCGGCGTGCCCGGCGAGGACGTCGCCTCGTACTACGCCCGCCGCGCGGCCGCCGGGGTCGGCCTGATCGTCACCGAGGGCACCTACGTCGACCACCCCTCGGCCGGCCAGAGCGACAGCGTCCCCCGCTTCCACGGCGAGGAGTCCCTCGCCGGATGGGCCCGGGTGGCGGACGCCGTCCACGCCGCCGGCGGCACGATCATGCCCCAGCTCTGGCACGTCGGCATGGCCCGCAAGGCCGGTCAGCCCCCCGTCGTGACCGCACCCCCGGTCGGCCCCTCCGGCATCGCCCTCGACGGCACGGAGGGCGCGGGCCACGTCATGACCCAGGCCGACCTCGACGATGTCATCCAGGCCTTCGCCGACGCCGCCGCCCACGCCGAGCGCACCGGCTTCGACGGCGTCGAGCTGCACGGCGCCCACGGCTACCTCATCGACGAGTTCCTCTGGGCCGGCACGAACCGCCGCACCGACGGCTACGGCGGCGACCTCGGCTCCCGTACGCGCTTCGCCGCCGAGACAGTCGCCGCTGTGCGGGCGGCCGTGTCGCCGGACTTCCCGGTCGTCTTCCGCTTCTCGCAGTGGAAGTCCGAGAACTACGGTGCGCGTATCGCCGAGACCCCCGCCGACCTCGCCGCCGTCCTCACCCCGCTCGCCGACGCGGGCGTCGACGCCTTCCATGCCTCCCAGCGCCGCTTCTGGCTGCCCGAGTTCGAGGGCTCCGGCTCCGACCTCAACCTCGCGGGCTGGACCAAGAAGCTCACCGGCAAGCCCACCATTACCGTTGGGTCCGTCGGGCTCGACAACGACTTCCTGCGCGGCTTCGCGGGCGAGTCGGCGGCTGTCGCCACCCTTGACGACCTGCTGGACCGGCTTGAGCGGGACGAGTTCGACTTCGTCGCCGTCGGGCGCGCGCTGCTCGGCGACCCGCAGTGGGCCGTGAAGGTTCTGGGCGGCAAGGTCGACGAACTGCTGGCGTTCACGCCGGAGCAGCTGCGAGTGCTCGCGTAG
- a CDS encoding copper homeostasis protein CutC gives MSRPIFEVIALGVVDAVAAESGGADRLELVSGMSAGGLTPSLETFAAVRAAVRIPIRVMLRARDGYEADELDELCAQAAALRREGADEFVLGFLDRTCDGPDLKAVHVLLDAIGPDSRWTFHRAIDHTPDRMALRAALRGSPGLDTYLTAGSAAGVDSGMPVLLAEAALPPGEPRLLVGGGLRADHLPALLAGGLDAFHVGGAVRPAGWAGPVDAAAVRAWRDLLDAPVGVA, from the coding sequence ATGTCTAGACCAATTTTCGAGGTGATCGCTCTCGGCGTCGTCGACGCCGTCGCGGCGGAATCCGGCGGCGCCGACCGCCTTGAGCTGGTCAGCGGCATGTCCGCCGGCGGGCTCACCCCCTCCCTGGAGACCTTCGCGGCGGTACGGGCGGCCGTCCGCATCCCCATCCGGGTGATGCTGCGGGCCCGCGACGGCTACGAGGCGGACGAGCTGGACGAGCTCTGCGCCCAGGCGGCGGCCCTGCGGCGCGAGGGCGCGGACGAGTTCGTCCTCGGCTTCCTCGACCGGACCTGCGACGGGCCCGACCTCAAGGCCGTTCACGTCCTGCTCGACGCCATCGGCCCCGACTCCCGCTGGACCTTCCACCGCGCCATCGACCACACCCCCGACCGCATGGCGCTGCGCGCGGCGCTGCGCGGCTCCCCCGGCCTCGACACGTACCTCACCGCGGGATCGGCGGCCGGCGTCGATTCGGGCATGCCCGTCCTCCTGGCCGAAGCCGCGCTCCCGCCCGGCGAACCCCGCCTCCTGGTCGGCGGCGGCCTGCGCGCCGACCACCTCCCCGCGCTCCTCGCGGGCGGCCTCGACGCCTTCCACGTCGGCGGCGCCGTACGCCCCGCCGGCTGGGCCGGGCCGGTGGACGCGGCGGCCGTGCGGGCGTGGCGGGACCTGCTGGACGCGCCGGTGGGGGTGGCGTAG
- a CDS encoding HD domain-containing protein — protein sequence MAATLPTRWSQLLRRAQTQDADPAPYAADLLARWAEPQRRYHTTDHLVAVLDRIDELAAHAADPDAVRLAAWFHDAVYRPDRSENEERSAALAERALPEAGVPAATTAEVVRLVRLTVTHDPADGDRNGEVLCDADLAVLAGSPAAYAAYAAAVREEYGFVPDELFRTGRADVLRQLLALPRLFRTPAGYERWERAARHNLDTELALLSGAGAWGGEAPPR from the coding sequence ATGGCTGCCACCCTCCCGACCCGTTGGTCCCAGCTGTTGCGCCGCGCCCAGACCCAGGACGCGGACCCGGCCCCCTACGCCGCGGATCTGCTCGCCCGCTGGGCCGAGCCCCAGCGCCGGTACCACACCACCGATCACCTGGTCGCCGTCCTGGACCGGATCGACGAGCTGGCCGCCCACGCCGCCGACCCGGACGCCGTCCGCCTCGCCGCCTGGTTCCACGACGCCGTCTACCGCCCCGACCGCTCCGAGAACGAGGAGCGCAGCGCCGCCCTCGCGGAGCGCGCCCTGCCCGAAGCCGGTGTCCCCGCCGCCACCACGGCCGAGGTCGTCCGGCTCGTCCGGCTGACCGTCACCCACGACCCGGCCGACGGCGACCGCAACGGCGAGGTGCTGTGCGACGCCGACCTCGCGGTGCTCGCCGGTTCCCCGGCCGCGTACGCCGCCTACGCGGCCGCCGTACGCGAGGAGTACGGCTTCGTGCCGGACGAGCTGTTCCGCACCGGCCGCGCCGACGTGCTGCGGCAACTGCTCGCCCTGCCCAGGCTGTTCCGTACCCCCGCGGGCTACGAACGCTGGGAGCGGGCGGCCCGCCACAACCTCGACACCGAACTGGCCCTGCTCAGCGGCGCGGGTGCTTGGGGCGGCGAAGCCCCGCCTCGGTGA
- a CDS encoding DUF4031 domain-containing protein, with the protein MAVYIDPPTWPGHGRMWSHLVSDSSFDELHAFAARLGAPPRAFERDHYDLPAERYADAVAQGAIEVGSKELLRRLTEAGLRRPKHPRR; encoded by the coding sequence ATGGCCGTCTACATAGACCCGCCCACCTGGCCCGGCCACGGCCGCATGTGGTCCCACCTGGTCAGCGACAGCTCGTTCGACGAGCTGCACGCCTTCGCCGCCCGCCTCGGCGCCCCGCCCCGCGCCTTCGAGCGCGACCACTACGACCTCCCGGCCGAGCGCTATGCCGACGCCGTCGCCCAGGGCGCCATCGAGGTCGGCAGCAAGGAGCTGCTGCGCAGGCTCACCGAGGCGGGGCTTCGCCGCCCCAAGCACCCGCGCCGCTGA
- the murQ gene encoding N-acetylmuramic acid 6-phosphate etherase, translating to MTHTSDAFAALTTEAHRPELADVDQRPTLDIARLMNAGDAAVPAAVTAQLPAIAAAIDAIAARMTRGGRLVYAGAGTAGRLGVLDASECPPTFGTAPGQVVGLIAGGPSALVASAEGAEDSPALAAADLDRIGLTPDDTVVGIAASGRTPYAVGAVRHARALGALTVGLSCNPGSALAAAAEHGIEVVTGPEFLTGSTRLKAGTAQKLVLNMISTITMIRLGKTYGNLMVDVRASNEKLRARARRIVAQATGAPDDAIEAALTATDGEVKNATLMLLADVDAPTAARLLAEADGRLRDALAAAAPQ from the coding sequence ATGACGCACACGTCAGACGCATTCGCCGCCCTGACCACCGAGGCCCACCGCCCCGAGCTCGCCGACGTCGACCAGCGGCCCACGCTCGACATCGCCCGCCTCATGAACGCGGGCGACGCCGCCGTCCCGGCCGCCGTCACCGCGCAGCTGCCCGCCATCGCCGCGGCGATCGACGCCATCGCGGCACGGATGACCCGTGGCGGGCGGCTCGTCTACGCGGGCGCCGGCACCGCCGGGCGGCTCGGGGTCCTGGACGCCAGTGAGTGCCCGCCCACCTTCGGCACCGCCCCCGGGCAGGTCGTCGGGCTGATCGCGGGCGGGCCGTCCGCCCTGGTCGCCTCCGCCGAAGGCGCCGAGGACAGCCCCGCCCTGGCCGCCGCCGACCTCGACCGGATCGGGCTGACCCCGGACGACACGGTCGTCGGCATCGCCGCCTCCGGGCGTACGCCCTACGCCGTCGGCGCCGTCCGGCACGCGCGCGCCCTGGGTGCCCTGACCGTCGGGCTGTCGTGCAACCCGGGCTCCGCGCTCGCGGCGGCGGCCGAGCACGGCATCGAGGTCGTCACCGGCCCCGAATTCCTCACCGGGTCGACGCGGCTGAAGGCGGGCACCGCCCAGAAGCTGGTCCTCAACATGATCTCGACGATCACCATGATCCGGCTGGGCAAGACCTACGGAAATCTGATGGTCGACGTCCGCGCGTCCAACGAGAAGCTGCGGGCGCGCGCACGCCGGATCGTCGCCCAGGCCACGGGCGCGCCCGACGACGCGATCGAGGCGGCCCTCACCGCCACCGACGGCGAGGTGAAGAACGCGACCCTGATGCTCCTGGCCGATGTCGACGCGCCGACGGCCGCCCGCCTCCTCGCGGAAGCGGACGGCCGGTTGCGGGACGCGCTAGCGGCTGCGGCGCCGCAGTGA
- a CDS encoding aldo/keto reductase translates to MKRRILGGTGISVSEYALGAMMFGAWGNPDHHDSVRIIHAALDAGINFVDTADIYSSGESEEIVGKALKGGSRRDGVVLATKFHNRMGEDPNTGGNSRRWIMRAVEDSLRRLGTDYLDLYQVHRPDPDTDIDETLDALTDLVRSGKVRAIGSSTFPADRIVEAQWASERRGHARFRTEQPPYSILARGIEADVLPAAQRYGMGVLTWGPLSAGWLSGRDVTQGTGRSALEQAKFDTTVPENARKLEAVAELKKLAADAGLPLTHLALAFVRAHPAVTSVIIGPRTADQLTDLLAGADAVLDDAVLDRIDEIVPPGTDLNRADSYYVPPALSDPSLRRRSR, encoded by the coding sequence GTGAAGCGCAGGATCCTGGGTGGCACCGGCATCTCGGTGAGCGAGTACGCGCTGGGCGCGATGATGTTCGGTGCCTGGGGCAACCCCGACCACCACGACTCGGTACGGATCATCCACGCGGCCCTGGACGCGGGCATCAACTTCGTGGACACCGCCGACATCTACAGCTCCGGCGAGTCCGAGGAGATCGTCGGCAAGGCCCTGAAGGGCGGCAGCCGCCGCGACGGCGTCGTCCTGGCCACCAAGTTCCACAACCGGATGGGCGAGGACCCCAACACCGGCGGCAACTCCCGGCGCTGGATCATGCGGGCGGTCGAGGACAGCCTCCGCCGCCTCGGCACGGACTACCTGGACCTCTACCAGGTGCACCGCCCCGACCCGGACACCGACATCGACGAGACGCTCGACGCCCTCACCGATCTCGTACGCTCCGGCAAGGTGCGGGCCATCGGCTCCTCCACCTTCCCCGCCGACCGGATCGTCGAGGCCCAGTGGGCCTCCGAGCGGCGCGGGCACGCCCGCTTCCGTACCGAGCAGCCGCCGTACTCCATCCTCGCGCGCGGCATCGAGGCCGACGTGCTCCCCGCCGCGCAGCGCTACGGCATGGGCGTGCTCACCTGGGGCCCGCTCAGCGCGGGCTGGCTCTCGGGCCGCGACGTGACGCAGGGGACGGGCCGCTCCGCGCTGGAGCAGGCCAAGTTCGACACCACCGTCCCGGAGAACGCCCGCAAGCTGGAGGCCGTCGCCGAGCTGAAGAAGCTCGCCGCCGACGCCGGGCTCCCCCTCACCCACCTCGCCCTGGCCTTCGTACGCGCCCACCCCGCCGTCACCTCGGTGATCATCGGCCCGCGCACGGCCGACCAGCTCACCGACCTCCTGGCCGGCGCCGACGCCGTCCTCGACGATGCGGTCCTGGACCGCATCGACGAGATCGTCCCGCCCGGCACGGACCTCAACCGCGCCGACAGCTACTACGTGCCGCCGGCCCTGTCCGACCCGTCACTGCGGCGCCGCAGCCGCTAG